In Saccharomonospora marina XMU15, one genomic interval encodes:
- a CDS encoding MFS transporter produces the protein MGERTAAGPGRGVRRVLASVVADRRPLRIPAFRRLWLSSIVTAVGSQLTAVAVPKQVFDITGSSGYVGLTGLFGLVPLLVFGVWGGAIADTVDRRKLLLVSNGGIAGTAALLWAQAFAELGSVWLVLGLLGLNQAFFAINMPTRNAVVARLVPQHLLPSAAALTGTMTTFGAVFGPLAAGALLPVVGLSSLYLVDTAALLAVLWAVWRLPPLPPLSGKVRRAGLRDVLDGFAYLATQRVLLASFLVDIIAMVAGMPRALFPEMAERTFGDPPGGGLALGWLFAAIPIGAMLVGLMSGWVGRVRRQGVAVVVAICVWGLAVAGFGLTSSLWLAVVFLAIAGAADMVSAIYRMAILQTAATDEMRGRTQGVFTVVVAGGPRLADVTHGWTAAGVGTAAAATGGGLLVVVLVMLAVLALPAFWYYRAAETAPQQ, from the coding sequence GCAGGGTGCTCGCATCGGTCGTCGCGGACCGCAGGCCGCTTCGCATCCCGGCATTCCGGCGGCTGTGGCTGAGCTCGATCGTGACCGCTGTCGGCAGCCAGCTCACCGCGGTCGCGGTGCCGAAACAGGTTTTCGACATCACCGGCTCCTCCGGCTACGTCGGGTTGACCGGGCTGTTCGGTCTGGTGCCGTTGTTGGTCTTCGGCGTGTGGGGCGGCGCGATCGCGGACACGGTCGACCGCCGCAAGCTGCTGCTGGTGTCCAACGGCGGCATCGCGGGCACGGCCGCGCTGCTGTGGGCACAGGCGTTCGCCGAACTGGGCTCGGTATGGCTCGTGCTCGGGCTGCTCGGCCTCAACCAGGCGTTCTTCGCCATCAACATGCCGACGCGCAACGCGGTGGTCGCCAGGCTCGTGCCGCAGCACCTGTTGCCGTCGGCCGCCGCGCTCACCGGCACGATGACCACCTTCGGGGCGGTCTTCGGCCCGCTGGCCGCCGGTGCGCTGCTGCCCGTGGTGGGTCTTTCCTCGCTGTATCTGGTGGACACCGCCGCGCTGCTGGCCGTGCTGTGGGCGGTGTGGCGGCTGCCGCCGCTGCCACCGCTGAGCGGCAAGGTCCGCAGGGCGGGTCTGCGTGACGTGCTGGACGGCTTCGCCTACCTGGCCACGCAGCGGGTACTGCTGGCCTCGTTCCTCGTCGACATCATCGCGATGGTCGCGGGCATGCCACGCGCGCTGTTTCCCGAGATGGCCGAACGCACATTCGGCGACCCACCGGGTGGGGGGCTCGCGCTGGGCTGGCTGTTCGCCGCCATCCCGATCGGCGCGATGCTGGTCGGGCTGATGTCCGGCTGGGTGGGTCGGGTCCGGCGGCAGGGCGTTGCCGTCGTGGTCGCGATCTGCGTGTGGGGCCTCGCCGTGGCGGGGTTCGGGCTCACCTCGTCGCTGTGGCTCGCCGTGGTGTTCCTCGCGATCGCGGGTGCCGCCGACATGGTCAGCGCCATCTACCGGATGGCCATCCTGCAAACCGCGGCGACGGACGAGATGCGTGGTCGCACGCAGGGAGTGTTCACCGTTGTGGTGGCGGGCGGACCAAGGCTTGCGGATGTGACTCACGGCTGGACGGCCGCCGGTGTCGGCACGGCCGCCGCCGCGACCGGTGGCGGGCTGCTCGTGGTCGTGCTGGTGATGCTGGCCGTGCTGGCGTTGCCTGCGTTCTGGTACTACCGCGCGGCGGAAACCGCGCCACAGCAGTGA